A segment of the Sphingobacterium oryzagri genome:
TATTACCAAAGTGGTCTACTGCTGCGACAATATATCCCGAAGAAGCTAACTCGCAGGCAAGCCACATTTGACTTATTCTATTTCCGCCAGTCCCATGGGAAAGAAAAATCAGCGGATGTTTATTGGAGACAATGGCCGCGTCTTTTGAGGTAGGGGGCAGTTTAAAGGGATATTCACTTGTCGGGTTTGACTTAGCTGTGTCATTTGTAGGATACCAAATTTCCGTTTTTATCGGTCGATTCCTTTTATCGTCATTCAATAGCAAAGTCATTTGCCCAATATTATATTGATGTGTTTCTAGATATTCTTTATGGCTTATCTGCTTATAATCATCTTCAATATTACAGGCGTGGAGAATGGCAATAAAGCTTCCAAGCATGAACAGTATAATTTTGGTCTTCATCTTGTCTCTTTTTCAAAAAAAATTAATCATTTGATGTTTTTACTATATTTTATATTCCCGAATATAAAATCAACAATAGGCACTGCTCTTCAATCTCTCAAATTTACAATTTTGCTTGCAACAATTATTATGTATTTTGTATAAACATTTTTTGCTTATTAGTGATGCTTATAAAGAAATGCGCAACATCCATACAATGAAGCACTAATAATTTTCGAGTACATCTGGAAAACTTGTCCTTTTTCATTATTGGTCGGTATTTTGCACCCCCTTTTTCTTATGGCAGAGAATCTGCTCCTCGCTGTGGTTTGCCGCTATTTCCCTTACGTGCGCATAAAACTCGGCTTCGGTGCATTTACCCGTACTGACGACATACTTCATGTGATAGTTATCATACTGCCCCTGTTCTTCGTTGTCTTTGACGCAAAGCGGTGTAAGAAAATGGTTATCATCGAAGTAGCTCCAAAACAAGATGCGACTACCGATGTTGTATCGATCTTTTCTTCTGTCAAAAGGTCTTCCTCTCTGAAATAGGTATCTCGCATAACAAATCACTTTTGAAGTAAAAAAGAGACAGTCTGAAACATTTACTTCCTTTATACCGCAACAGAATACGATTATTGTGACAGGTAATGAAGTCGTAATAGGATGGCGAAACAACTCGTTACTGCTTACTCGAATCGGAAAGCGCAATGAGTACGGCGCCGCCGATTATCGCGATGCTACCTACCACAATTTGCCAGGTGAGCTTTTCTTTTAAAAAAATAATAGCTAAGGCAACGGCAATAACCAGTGACGTTCGTTCGATCGTCACCACGTAGGAAGCAGGACCTAAGGAAAGGGCTTTATACGAAAATAAGGTAGACATGGTCGTCGCAATCCCGGCTCCGATGAGCAGTGCCCAGGTTTTTGTTTCGAGCGATTTCCACGATACATCAGTCGGCTGCAGCAAGACGACCGTCCACGTTATGATCAAAATAATAATAGCCTGCACGGCAAAGGCAGCGCTGGAGTCTATATTTTTTAAACCGGCTTTGGTAAGTACCACAACCAAGGCTGCCGATACAGCGGCCAAAAGTGCATATAAAATCCACATATTATTAAAATAAACAGCTTATGTCGATCATTCCTAACCGGTACATTGCTAGTTTCTTATAAAAACCTACTTCTATTTTATTTTTTAGCCCATAACGACTAAAATCCATTGCAGCTTCCCCTACTCGCTTGCGTTATCGAAATTATCTGACGAAAGCCGCAACTTCGCGGTGGCTGTATCATTTTATTAACCATTAGGCTGTTGGAAAACTTCGCTTACCGAAGCTTCTTCTGGCGTGATAACGGCCTGTCCGTCGAAAGGTTTATTGGCGATGAGCGTCAATACGCCTGCGAGTAATGCGCTATCGATAATAGATACCTCCTGATAGATGATATTTTCTGCGTCGATTAATTCGTATACCGATACCGTTCCCATGTCGTCAGATGACGTGGCATAAACAAAAACGCCATCCAATTCATCAAAATCTTCCTTACTAAATTTGTGTGCACTCATTGTTACTGGTAAAATTTAATATGTGTTTATTGTTAAACCGCCTGTGCTAGTTTATTTTGAGTAGCCATATACCGGGTGATGACTTTCGCGAGTCGTCTACGGTAATCAGCCATTAACCATTTTGTGTATTCGCGAGTCACTTTACCCAAGCACTTCACATAATCTTTTACCCGTTGATCGATCTGTTTATCTAAACTGCTCACCAGCGCAAGTGCTTCAGAAACGCTTTGCGCATTTTCTACGCACATGGTGGCATGTTGTTTTATAGCCTCCTGAATTACCCTGGAAGCTTTACGACCTGCAGCCATAGCCTGTTCGTAAGCGGCAAATACATCAAAATCTAATGTCAGACTAGCGGGAAATTGGGCGCGAAGCTGCGGAGAAATCGGGCGGATTTCGGTTACAGATTCTTTAATCTGTCCGAGGTAAAGCTCGGGTTCTTCAAAAACCCTTTTCCAGTCGATTTCGCTATCCCAGGCGCCAAAGCGCGCCGTGTTATTGCCGAGATCAATGATCTGAAATCGTTTCTTATTTCGCAACTGTCTGGCACCACGACCGACCATTTGGTGGTATAAGGTGACTGATGTCGTTGCTCGATAAAGAATCACAGACTGGATGGTTGGCTCATCAAATCCCACCGTCAGGAGCGAAACCGAGGTTAGTATCGCACCGCGTGTATTTTTAAACCAGCGCAAAATTTCTGAGCGCTCGTTTGCTGGCGTGCGGTTGTCCAAATGCTTTATAGGATAACCCGCGTTACTGAAAAGTTGCGCTACTTTTTTTGACGTGATAATACCGCTGTTGAAGATAATTGTTTTCTTCTTTACGGCATGCGATTCGTAAGCGTGCAAAAGCAAGTCAAGCATCGCTTCCGATCCGAAAAGCAAATCGCTGGTACCGATCGTAAAATCGCCGCTTATACCTGTTTTCAACGTATTAAGTTCGACGTCGTACTCGTGTACTTTCGGTTTCGCCAAATAACCTTCATTAATGAGGTTAGCGATAGACTCACCAACTATGATCTCGCTGTAATAAGCGTTGAGTGGCAAATTGATATCGCTGGATAGCGGCGTAGCGGTGACACCTATAACCGCAGCATGTTCAAAACGCGCCAACAATTTGCGAAAAGAGTTGTGATGCGCTTCATCAACAATAACTAAGCCTACATCTGCCAAGCTAAAAAGGCCGTCAGCAATTCGCCGCTTTAGGCTTTCCACCATCGCCACAAAGCATTTATGCTTGTCATTTTTGCGGATACGCTTCGTTGAGCTATCGATAATCTTGCTTTGCACGCCGCTATTCAACAGGACGTTATTCGTTTGCTTACAAAGCTCTATCCGATGCGTCAATATGACGACGTGCTTACCGGTTGCACGGATAAATTTATCGGCAATTTCGGAGAAAATAAACGTCTTTCCGCCTCCGGTTGGAAGCTGGTATAACAAGCGACATGGCTGCGTTGCACGCTCGTTAAGCTTAGCAAGCAGCAGATCGATATCTTTCTGCTGGTAGTAATAGGGCTTTTGCTTTTGCATCTTATTAGGGCTTATAGAATAGCAACATGATATCTAACGTTTTCGTTCTGGAAAAAGACATTTTTAACATCAAGCTAACGCTAATTTGCTGTGTCCTTGAATAGTACGTTGCATCAAAAACGGCTAAGCGTTTGAATAAATACTTCTTCGCTCGCGCTTTCAGGCAAACCGCTATTTATTCGTCGACTGTAGCATCACTATATCGGGAGATTCCTTTTTCTACGCAAGCAATAAACTCATCCATATCAAACGGTTTTGCCAAAAAGGCATCAGCTCCGGCATCCATAGCAATGTCTTCGCCGTCGCGACTCGCTGATATACACAGGATATAAAGCGATGCCATCTCCGCAGACTTTCGCAAACGTCTGATCAGTTGATCGCCAGCTATCACAGGCATCCAAAGATCAATAACCAACACTTGCGGCCCAAATTCTTTTATTTTTGTGTAGGCATGCACACTATCATTTTCAAATACCGCATCCAAGTCTGTCGTTTCGAGCAGCATCTCCAGCATATCGGTAATCGCCGTATCATCGTCACATACAAATACCTTATTCTTCATTTTGTATACCTGTTTTTTTAATTGGAATGGTAAAACTAAATGTTGATCCATTACCCAGTTCACTATCTACCCATATCGAGCCGCCATGCTGCAAAATAATTTGCTGACAGATGTAAAGTCCGATACCCATTCCAGAAAATTTCTTCTGTACATTTTTAACTCGGTAAAAGCGTTCGAAAATTTTCCGCTTATCGCTGTCGTTGATGCCTAGTCCATGATCTTTGACCATCACCTTGATATGATCGCCAAATCGGGCCAGATCCACTTCGATTGCTTCCTTATCCGGCGAATATTTGATAGCGTTAGAAAGCAGATTGGCTACAACCTGGCTTAAATGAGTCTCATCACCGCTACAGATGACGCCCGTATGCCCATTTAACAAGATTTTATGTTCCGCATTACTGAGCTGCACACTTTCTATCGTGTCTTTCACCATTTTGTCAAAGTCGAAGTCGTTGTGATGAATATCCAATTTGCCGCTTTTTATCTTAGATACATCGAGCAGCTCGGCGATCAGACTATTTAAGCGTTCAATTTGGTTATCCGATTTTTCGACGATGTCGATGGCCTTTGCGTTCTCCGCATCGATAAATCGCTTTAAAAGTTGTATATAGCCTCTGATGGCGGTCAAAGGTGTTTTGAGTTCATGGCTCGCGATAGACAAGAAATCATCTTTTCGTTTCTCAATTTCCCGACGTTCGGTAACATCTTCAATAGCCAGTAATATTCTGTCTTTATAGCTTCCTTCCAACTCTATACGGTGTGCGTTGAGCAACATCGTTTTAGGGCCGATGTACGGAAAATCATGCTCGACCACGTAGTCTAGCACAGGATTGTTCGTTGGTAATATGTCGAGCAGCAATTCACGAAGCGTTTGGATATCCCATTGCCGATTGCCCAGATCAAAAAGTAATTTATCAATGGTTTCTGCCTCACTAACCTTAAATATTTTTAGAAAAGCTTTATTTACTTTCAATACCTTAAAATTAGGATCCAGCACCACCAAACCCTCACGTATCGTCTCAATAATGCTATTTAAATATTCCTGACTATTGCGTAGACTTTCTGTGCGTTCCTCGACCTTCTTCTCCACAAAATCCTTCTCCATCGCAAGCTTCTCTTCGACTTGTTTCCTTCGCGAAACATCGTTTTGCACGCCGATAAAGTGTGTCACAGCGCCTTTCTCGTCCACGACGGGCGATATATAGAGCTCATTCCAAAATAAATCACCATTTTTTTTATAATTGCGGATTTCGACAGTAATATGCTCACCAGCCTGAATCGCCTCTTTGATTTTTTGTCGCTCGGCCTGCTGCCGATCGTCTGCCTGTAAAAACCGGCAGTTGTGCCCGATTATTTCCTGCTTCGTGTAACCGGTAATTTTCTCAAATGCCGCGTTATGGTAAATGATCGGATTATCCGGAAGTCGATTATCGGTAATGATGATTCCCGAAGCGCTGGAATCCAAGGCCTGGTATATCAGTGGAGACAATAACCGATCTTCGGTATGCTCTATTTTGTTAGATTGTTTTGGCATCAGTATATAGTAAGGAATAAATCGTCCAACCGCTCCGAGCGGATCACTCCTACTCTAACCGTTTTAACCCATTTATTGTTTAACATTTAATGAAAAATAGGATAAGAAATCAAAAGAAGCTTTATTGATGCGCTGTGCCTCATCGACGATCA
Coding sequences within it:
- a CDS encoding PAS domain-containing sensor histidine kinase, whose amino-acid sequence is MPKQSNKIEHTEDRLLSPLIYQALDSSASGIIITDNRLPDNPIIYHNAAFEKITGYTKQEIIGHNCRFLQADDRQQAERQKIKEAIQAGEHITVEIRNYKKNGDLFWNELYISPVVDEKGAVTHFIGVQNDVSRRKQVEEKLAMEKDFVEKKVEERTESLRNSQEYLNSIIETIREGLVVLDPNFKVLKVNKAFLKIFKVSEAETIDKLLFDLGNRQWDIQTLRELLLDILPTNNPVLDYVVEHDFPYIGPKTMLLNAHRIELEGSYKDRILLAIEDVTERREIEKRKDDFLSIASHELKTPLTAIRGYIQLLKRFIDAENAKAIDIVEKSDNQIERLNSLIAELLDVSKIKSGKLDIHHNDFDFDKMVKDTIESVQLSNAEHKILLNGHTGVICSGDETHLSQVVANLLSNAIKYSPDKEAIEVDLARFGDHIKVMVKDHGLGINDSDKRKIFERFYRVKNVQKKFSGMGIGLYICQQIILQHGGSIWVDSELGNGSTFSFTIPIKKTGIQNEE
- a CDS encoding EamA family transporter, whose amino-acid sequence is MWILYALLAAVSAALVVVLTKAGLKNIDSSAAFAVQAIIILIITWTVVLLQPTDVSWKSLETKTWALLIGAGIATTMSTLFSYKALSLGPASYVVTIERTSLVIAVALAIIFLKEKLTWQIVVGSIAIIGGAVLIALSDSSKQ
- a CDS encoding response regulator, which codes for MKNKVFVCDDDTAITDMLEMLLETTDLDAVFENDSVHAYTKIKEFGPQVLVIDLWMPVIAGDQLIRRLRKSAEMASLYILCISASRDGEDIAMDAGADAFLAKPFDMDEFIACVEKGISRYSDATVDE
- a CDS encoding DEAD/DEAH box helicase, producing the protein MQKQKPYYYQQKDIDLLLAKLNERATQPCRLLYQLPTGGGKTFIFSEIADKFIRATGKHVVILTHRIELCKQTNNVLLNSGVQSKIIDSSTKRIRKNDKHKCFVAMVESLKRRIADGLFSLADVGLVIVDEAHHNSFRKLLARFEHAAVIGVTATPLSSDINLPLNAYYSEIIVGESIANLINEGYLAKPKVHEYDVELNTLKTGISGDFTIGTSDLLFGSEAMLDLLLHAYESHAVKKKTIIFNSGIITSKKVAQLFSNAGYPIKHLDNRTPANERSEILRWFKNTRGAILTSVSLLTVGFDEPTIQSVILYRATTSVTLYHQMVGRGARQLRNKKRFQIIDLGNNTARFGAWDSEIDWKRVFEEPELYLGQIKESVTEIRPISPQLRAQFPASLTLDFDVFAAYEQAMAAGRKASRVIQEAIKQHATMCVENAQSVSEALALVSSLDKQIDQRVKDYVKCLGKVTREYTKWLMADYRRRLAKVITRYMATQNKLAQAV